In a single window of the Deinococcus aetherius genome:
- a CDS encoding SDR family oxidoreductase has protein sequence MAKMSVLVLGGTRFVGRHIVEALLAGGHRVSVLTRGRTPDDLPGQVERLRGDRDEGEAGLKALAGRTWDACVDVSGYTPRQVRASAEMLRDAVGRYVFVSTGSVYAEQDRHPVREDDPLLPQADEDVTEVTGETYGPLKVTCERIVREVFGARATILRPQIVAGPFDPTGRYTYWVDRVAAGGEFLAPGDGSDFVQVIDARDLARFTVGVLEGDVPGVFNLSGPRLTWHEFLDVVRGATGSDGTPVWVDPATLEAHGVGWRELTLYIPVNGEQGGLMDMANERALAAGLTLTDPLVTARDTRAWSEDTPQKAPLSREREAEVLRAVREG, from the coding sequence ATGGCGAAGATGAGCGTTCTGGTCCTGGGCGGCACGCGGTTCGTGGGTCGGCACATCGTGGAGGCCCTCCTGGCGGGCGGGCACCGGGTCAGTGTCCTCACGCGCGGGCGCACCCCCGACGACCTGCCCGGCCAGGTCGAGCGGCTGCGCGGCGACCGCGACGAGGGAGAGGCGGGCCTCAAAGCCCTGGCGGGGCGGACCTGGGACGCCTGCGTGGATGTGAGCGGCTACACGCCTCGGCAAGTGCGCGCGAGCGCGGAGATGCTGCGAGACGCGGTGGGGCGGTACGTTTTCGTGAGCACCGGGAGCGTCTACGCCGAGCAGGACCGCCACCCCGTCCGGGAGGACGACCCCCTCCTCCCCCAGGCCGACGAGGACGTGACCGAGGTGACGGGCGAGACGTACGGGCCCCTCAAGGTCACCTGCGAGCGAATCGTGCGGGAGGTGTTCGGGGCGCGGGCGACCATCCTCCGCCCGCAGATCGTGGCCGGTCCCTTCGACCCGACCGGGCGCTACACGTACTGGGTGGACCGGGTGGCGGCGGGCGGGGAGTTCCTGGCCCCCGGGGACGGGTCGGACTTCGTGCAGGTCATCGACGCCCGCGACCTCGCCCGCTTCACGGTCGGGGTGTTGGAGGGGGACGTTCCGGGCGTCTTCAACCTTTCCGGACCCCGCCTGACCTGGCACGAGTTTCTGGACGTGGTGCGGGGGGCGACGGGCTCGGACGGCACGCCCGTCTGGGTGGACCCGGCGACGCTGGAGGCGCACGGCGTCGGCTGGCGGGAACTCACCCTGTACATCCCGGTGAACGGCGAGCAGGGTGGGCTGATGGACATGGCGAACGAGCGGGCGCTGGCGGCGGGGCTCACCCTCACCGACCCGCTGGTGACGGCGCGGGACACCCGGGCCTGGAGCGAGGACACCCCGCAAAAGGCCCCCCTGTCCCGCGAGCGCGAGGCCGAGGTGCTGCGGGCGGTGCGGGAGGGTTGA
- a CDS encoding DUF4397 domain-containing protein, whose translation MNKLAKTALIPAALVLTLNGTLNTAHAQTTTATTQARPNVLFLADTGRPGAVDVYVDGTRVEAGVQATDRPSLLFLTPGAHDITVKTSLNGQVLATATLNVLPNSLNAVSLQNDYDANGMDYTLALVSGSTAVRNLVNAD comes from the coding sequence ATGAACAAGCTTGCCAAGACCGCCCTGATCCCCGCTGCCCTCGTCCTGACCCTGAACGGCACCCTGAACACGGCCCACGCCCAGACCACCACGGCCACCACGCAGGCCCGCCCCAACGTCCTCTTCCTCGCCGACACCGGCCGCCCGGGTGCGGTGGACGTGTACGTGGACGGCACGCGGGTCGAGGCGGGCGTGCAGGCGACCGACCGGCCCAGCCTCCTCTTCCTGACTCCCGGCGCCCACGACATCACGGTGAAGACCAGCCTGAATGGTCAGGTGCTGGCGACGGCCACCCTGAACGTGCTGCCGAACAGCCTCAACGCGGTGAGCCTGCAAAACGACTACGACGCGAACGGAATGGACTACACCCTCGCCCTCGTCAGCGGCAGCACCGCCGTGCGCAACCTGGTGAACGCCGATTGA